The following proteins come from a genomic window of Phycodurus eques isolate BA_2022a chromosome 9, UOR_Pequ_1.1, whole genome shotgun sequence:
- the LOC133407717 gene encoding non-histone chromosomal protein HMG-14A-like — protein MPRRKRTEPEEKEEPKRRSARLLEMPATSKVETKVKKPAKKEKAVNDKKEDKKTKKTKENADAEANEENHSENGEAKTNEVEEAPEEAKEEAKSD, from the exons ATGCCCAGGAGAAAG AGAACAGAACCAGAAGAGAAGGAGGAG CCCAAGAGGAGATCAGCCCGGTTATTAGag ATGCCAGCCACATCTAAGGTGGAAACAAAGGTTAAGAAGCCAGCAAAG AAAGAGAAGGCTGTGAATGACAAGAAGGAGGACAAGAAGACCAAGAAGACAAAGGAGAACGCCGATGCGGAGGCCAATGAAGAAAACCACTCTGAGAACGGAGAGGCCAAGACCAACGAG GTAGAGGAAGCCCCAGAAGAGGCCAAGGAGGAGGCCAAGTCAGATTAG